A single window of Salmo trutta unplaced genomic scaffold, fSalTru1.1, whole genome shotgun sequence DNA harbors:
- the LOC115187305 gene encoding cysteine-rich protein 1-like → MVGYCPICGKPVYLGEKKRSLGRDYHPLCLKCQQCQRQGTPGQHAEHDEKPYCTNCYMKMFGTRGRYCLVMYFSWCASQMAAYSLHCTLLWPETWSKVVH, encoded by the exons ATGGTGGGCTACTGTCCCATCTGTGGGAAACCCGTCTACTTG G GTGAGAAGAAGAGGTCATTGGGGCGGGACTACCACCCTCTGTGTCTGAAGTGTCAACAGTGTCAGAGACA ggggacccCAGGACAACATGctgag CATGATGAGAAACCCTACTGCACTAACTGTTACATGAAGATGTTTGGTACCAGAGGTAGATACTGCTTGGTGATGTACTTTAGctggtgtgcgtcccaaatggcagcctattccctacattgtacACTACTTTGGCCAGagacttggtcaaaagtagtacactaa